From Mycobacterium cookii:
AGCCACCGCGGCCGGCGGGTGGGTCGTTGGGCTCGACGAGCTGCGGACACGTGCTGGGCGGTGTTTTGACCGGGTTGCGGCCGGAGAGACAATTGACGTCGTCCGGCGCGGCGAGCTGGTCGCCCGCATTGAGTCAGCCGCCAGGGACGAGCCTCGCCGGACAGCGTAATCCCGCTTCTACCACCAACAACGACGCTGTGGAGGGCACATGACGACCTATCGAACAGTGGTGGTCGGCACCGACGGCTCGGAGTCTTCACTGCGCGCGGTGGACCGTGCCGCCACGATCGCGGCCGACTCGGACGCAAAGTTGGTGATCGCGACGGGCTACTTTCCGTCGCCCGACGATCTGCGCGCCGCCGACACGCTCGGGCAAGAGGGCTACAAGGTGCGCGGCAATGCGCCGATCTATGCGGCGTTGCACGACGCACACGACCGGGCGAAGGCGGCCGGCGCGAAGAACATCGAGGACCGGCCGATCAAAGACAGTCCGGTGCATGCGCTCGTCGACCTGGCCGAGGAAGTCGGAGCTGATCTTCTGGTGGTCGGAAATGTCGGGCTGGACGCCCGATCCGCGATCGTCGGGCGAGTGTTCTCCATCCCCGGAGCCGTCGCGAACCGGGCCAAGGTCGATGTGCTGATCGTTCGCACCTCTGCCTGACGCTAGACCGTCAGTTTCTCCGGCTGACGCGCATCGCGGGAGAGGTCACCTTCGAGCACCTCGACCGCATTCTGCAAATCGGTGATGGCTTGGTTGACGTAGCCGGTGTCTACGGTGTCCCCGCGGCGGGTTGCCGAGATGCAGTCTCGGATACCCGCTTGATAATCGGTAATCGCCTGTCGCAGAACGCTGTTGAGTGCTACGTCCGGACTGGTCAGGTCGTGCTGCGCGCGTGCGATCACGCCGGCGGCGGCGTGGCAGGCATTCGCGATCTCGGGTGGGGTCGCGGCAGTGACGATGTTGTCGCCCGCGATGAAAAGCGCATTGATCGACGGCTCGGCCTCGTTGAGCCAGGCGCGCATCGGGGGATGGGCTGACGCGCTCGCCGACCGCGTCCCAGTGCTCGGCCGGGCCGGATGCGCGGTGGACACGCTGTGGTGCGCCCACGCCGACAGGGTCGCGATGGCCGCCACAAGTACGACCGTCGCGGCCAATTGGCGGCTGGGCTTGGTAATACGTTCTCTTCCCCGGCGGACGACTCACTGATCGTGTGTGATGTTTTCGCGCCGGGGCTGTCGGCGGCGAGAGTCCAAAGTCACTTGATCGCCGCCTCTCACCAGCCAAAGGTCGACTGATATCGCGGGTGGCCACGAAATCGAGAACGGTCGTTGGTCCAGACAGGCCGCCAGGGCTCATCCTTATACCCATGACGCGCAACGAGATCACTGAACAGATCGTCCTCGCCCGCCTCACCAAAGGCCTGACCTGGCAGGAATTGGCCGACGCGGTAGGCCGGCCGGTGGTGTGGACAACGTCGGCGCTGCTCGGCCAGCACCCGATCCCCGCCGACATCGGCAAGGTGTTCGTCGACATGTTGGGACTCGACGAGTCCGCAATCGCGGTGCTGGCCGCCCCGCCGATGCGCGGTGGGCTGCCCACGGCGGTGCCCACCGATCCGACCATCTACCGCTTCTACGAGGCTTTGCAGGTCTACGGCGGGGCGCTCAAAGAGCTCATCCACGAGAACTTCGGCGACGGCATCATGAGCGCGATCAACTTCAGCGTCGACCTGCAGAAGAAATCTCATCCGAGCGGTGACCGGGTGGTCGTGACGTTCGACGGCAAATTTCTTCCCTACGATTGGGTTTCGGCAGATTCGTAAATAAATCGTCAAGAAACCAGCGCCGAGGGCCGCGCACGCTTAGCTTTTGCTAGATGCGTGGTCCCTACTTCGAGGCCGATTGGCGACGCGAGGCGCTGCGGACCAATCTCTGGCTCGTCCCGGTCGCCGAAACCGTCGTCGTGGTCGTGCTCTTCGTCATCACCTACACGGTCGACCGCTCGGCGTACGACGGCGTGGTCACGCTGCCCCCGTGGGTTCTCAGCGGCACCGCCGACGTTGCACGGGTGCTGCTGGCCACCGTTGCCGCGGCAATCATCACGGTGGTCGGCATCGTCTTCTCGATCACGATCGTCGCGCTGACGCTGGCGTCGACGCAGTTCGGTCCGCGGATGTTGCGCAACTTCGTGCGGGACCCCGGAACCCAGTTGGCGTTGGGCACATTCGTGGCAAGTTTCTGCTACGCGATGGTCGCCCTGGTCTCGGTGGGCGGCGGACCGCACGGCGATTTCGTTCCGCACTTGTCGATCACGGTGACCCTGGTGCTCACGTTGTTCGACGTCGCGGTGCTGATCTACTTCCTCAACCACATCGCCACGATGATTCAGCTGCCGGTGGTGATCGCCGGCATCGCCACCACATTGGTCAACGAGGTCACCGCGATGGAGCGGTACAGCGAGTTCGGGTTCGGCGCGGCGCGCGGACCTTCGCACGAGGAATTGCTGAACAACCTGGCCGAGTCCGGTGCCGAGATCCGCACGCCGCGCAGTGGCTACCTCCAGGTGATCCGGCACGACATCCTGGTGAAGATCGCTACGGCGGCCGACGCCGTCGTCCAGTTACCGCACCGCCCTGGGCATTTCATGGTCGCGGGCCAGGTGATCGCGCGGGTCTGGCCGCCGGAGGCCGCCGACGCCGTGGCCGAGCGGCTGGCGCTCGGCCACGTTGCGGGCGCGTATCGCACGCTTCCGCAAGATGTTTCATTCGGATTCGACCAATTGGTCGAGATCGCCTTGCGGGCATTGTCGCCGGCGGTCAACGACACCTTCACCGGGATGACGTGCGTCGACTGGATCGCCGACTGCCTGTGCCGAATCGCGCCAATCTGGCATCCGCACCGAGTCCGCCGCGACGCCGAGGGCAACATCCGGGTCATCGCTTTCCAGCCCGACTTCGTCCGGCTGGTGGAGCGTACCTTCGATACGATCCGGCAGGCGGCAGTCGGCATGCCCGCCATCATGATTCGGCAGCTCGATGCGGTGGCCAAGGTCATCGAACAGGTCCCCGACCGGGCGTCCCGGACCGCGCTGATCCGCCAGGCCGAAGCGATCCAGCGGTCGAATCTGGCCTCGGTCGCCGATGCCTCCGACCGGGCGGACGTCACACAGCGGTTCGAGGCGGTCATGGCGCTGGTCGGTCCAGCGGCTACAGTTCGGGCGTGACTCCCGCACTGAAAGCAGACCTGGTCCTCTCCGGTGGTGGCGTCAAGGGCATTGGCCTGGCCGGCGCTGCCGTCGCGCTGCTGGAAGCCGGATATGGGATCCAGCGAGTCTCCGGCACGTCGGCCGGCTCGATCGTCGGTGCGATCCTGGCGGCCGGCGCCGACAAGCTGGGGCCCGAAGAGGTCGAGCAGCTGACCATGACGCTGCCCTACCGCAAATTCCTCGACCCCACTCGTATCACCGCCATCCCGCTGGTCGGCCCGGCGTGGGGAGTGTTGAGCGAAACCGGGATCTACAAAGGCGATTTCGCTCACGAGTGGATCCGTTCACAGCTGGCCAACCTCGGTGTGCACACCTTCGGCGACCTCGCCATCGACGCCCCGCACCTGCCGCGCGAACAGCGCTACCGGCTGGTCGTGACCGCAGCGGACGTGACCACCGGGCAGATGGTCCGCCTGCCGTGGGACTACGACCGGCTCTATGGGCTGGACCCCGACGAGCAGCAGGTTGCCGACGCGGTCCGGGCCTCGATGTCGATTCCATTCTTTTTCAGGACCACGAAGTTGACGAGCGCCGCGGGCTTGACGTCCACACTGGTCGACGGCGGGATGCTGTCGAACTTCCCGATCGACTCCTTCGACCGGCGGGACGGCAAACTGCCGCGCTGGCCCACATTCGGAGTGACGTTGCTGCCCAACCTTCCGCAGGGCAACGACAAAGTGATTCCGGTTCTGGGGCCGGTGAATTGGCTCTTCGGTGGCCCGCCGCTGATCGAGGCGTTGATCACCACGATGATCGTCGGCCGCGATCAGACGTATCTGAATCAGCCATGGGTCGACTCGCGCGCCATCCGCGTCGACTCGTCGAAGGTCG
This genomic window contains:
- a CDS encoding universal stress protein, translated to MTTYRTVVVGTDGSESSLRAVDRAATIAADSDAKLVIATGYFPSPDDLRAADTLGQEGYKVRGNAPIYAALHDAHDRAKAAGAKNIEDRPIKDSPVHALVDLAEEVGADLLVVGNVGLDARSAIVGRVFSIPGAVANRAKVDVLIVRTSA
- a CDS encoding patatin-like phospholipase family protein; this translates as MTPALKADLVLSGGGVKGIGLAGAAVALLEAGYGIQRVSGTSAGSIVGAILAAGADKLGPEEVEQLTMTLPYRKFLDPTRITAIPLVGPAWGVLSETGIYKGDFAHEWIRSQLANLGVHTFGDLAIDAPHLPREQRYRLVVTAADVTTGQMVRLPWDYDRLYGLDPDEQQVADAVRASMSIPFFFRTTKLTSAAGLTSTLVDGGMLSNFPIDSFDRRDGKLPRWPTFGVTLLPNLPQGNDKVIPVLGPVNWLFGGPPLIEALITTMIVGRDQTYLNQPWVDSRAIRVDSSKVGFLDFNIGARQMQELYQNGYNAAIDFLSRWSWQSYLEHFRRPVA
- a CDS encoding DUF2254 domain-containing protein; this encodes MRGPYFEADWRREALRTNLWLVPVAETVVVVVLFVITYTVDRSAYDGVVTLPPWVLSGTADVARVLLATVAAAIITVVGIVFSITIVALTLASTQFGPRMLRNFVRDPGTQLALGTFVASFCYAMVALVSVGGGPHGDFVPHLSITVTLVLTLFDVAVLIYFLNHIATMIQLPVVIAGIATTLVNEVTAMERYSEFGFGAARGPSHEELLNNLAESGAEIRTPRSGYLQVIRHDILVKIATAADAVVQLPHRPGHFMVAGQVIARVWPPEAADAVAERLALGHVAGAYRTLPQDVSFGFDQLVEIALRALSPAVNDTFTGMTCVDWIADCLCRIAPIWHPHRVRRDAEGNIRVIAFQPDFVRLVERTFDTIRQAAVGMPAIMIRQLDAVAKVIEQVPDRASRTALIRQAEAIQRSNLASVADASDRADVTQRFEAVMALVGPAATVRA
- the cynS gene encoding cyanase gives rise to the protein MTRNEITEQIVLARLTKGLTWQELADAVGRPVVWTTSALLGQHPIPADIGKVFVDMLGLDESAIAVLAAPPMRGGLPTAVPTDPTIYRFYEALQVYGGALKELIHENFGDGIMSAINFSVDLQKKSHPSGDRVVVTFDGKFLPYDWVSADS